The genome window caacaataaatcaataaacattCACACACTTATCGAAGATACAAACACAAGCATCCCTATCTTAATGGACATAATTGAACATATTCATCCTAAAATAAAAGACAAGTCACTCAAAGCACGTATAACAAAGCTAAGAAATCTACTTTTCCAATCTCAACCTCTTCAGCAAAGTTCCACCTAAAACTAAATCtgcctatacaaaatatatcaaaaccaCACAAACAATTTCTAAATCTTCGAACTTCTTAACCATGGACTCTATTATTCAATGGAATATAAACGGCCTACACAAACACAATACCGACATCCACCGAGCAAAAGTTCTCATCCAACCAATCGCCTTCTGTTTTCAAGAAACCAATTTAAAACCCAACACTATTTTTCCTATAAAAGGATATAATGGTTTTTACAAAAATCGTCAAACATTCCTACGTGCAAGCGGCGGTGTCGCTATTTTCGTCAATAACATCATTGAAAGCACCGAAATTCATGTCCAATCTCCTCTAGAAGTCGTTGCTGTCTCTATACGTCTCAAAACTCCCCTATGCATTTGTAACATTTACTTACCGGATAGTACAGATCTATCACTCAACGAcctcaatgatataattaaacaacTACCCAAACCTTTTCTTTTCCTCGGCGATTTTAATTGCCGAAACCAAAGCTGGGGATCCAATCACACCGATTCCAGAGGCAAAACGTTCGAAAAATTCCTAGAAAACGATCAAATAACATTACTTAACTCCGGGGAATACACACGCCACAATGCAGCTCACAACTCTTTTTCGGCCATTGAtctcacaatatcaaatagtgctTTCGCTCCCAAAACCGAATGGAAAGTCCTAACAGAATACAGTACCAGCGACCATTGGCCAATAGCCATAAAAATTCTTAACGAATTACCCAAAATACACCCACTCCCAAAATGGCGCCTCAGAAATCCAAATTGGAATCTATACAGCGATATTATAACTCAAAATCTTTATGATAAGCCATTTAATCTTGAATCAGCAATGAACCAAATTCAAATCAACCTAATTATTGACCATTTTTGCAACATTATACTAGATGCCGCTAACAAGACCATTGGCAGAACCAATAcacaattaaaaagaaaatccgTCCCCTGGTGGAATAAAGATTGCAATGATGCAATTAAGACATATAAAAAAGCACTAAACCGATTCAAAAAAACCAAACTAGCTAACGAccatataaacttaaaaaaagcgCGTGCTCAAGCAAgattcattacaaaaaaaagcaaaacaGAATCGTGGCAAAAATACACGAGCTCAATTAACCCTAACACATCCCCAACGGAAAtgtggaataaaattaaatcgatTAAGGGCATAAATCATCAACCACTACCACCAAACTTACATTTTAATGACGATACTCTCTCACTACCTTCAGATATAGCCGAAGCATTTGCacaacagttcaaaaaaaatagtGACTGCTCAAATTATGACccagaatttattaaattcaaaaataccgTCGAAGATAACCTCAAAAAGGAACTAGAAATCAACTTCCACGAAGAAGATAACCACCTTAATATGCCCTTTAGTCGAAATGAACTCTATACTGCCTTATCCGGATGTAAAAGCAAAAGCCCCGGTCCCGATGGGATTCCTTTTTCTTTTATCCAAAACCTACCCACAATAGGTCATGATATTCTTctccaaatatttaatattatttggatcAGAGGTATATACCCTGATCAATGGCACAATTCGATTATAATACCGATCCCTAAAcccaataaaaacaaatttgatattatcaattatagaCCTATTTCACTTATTAATACAATAGCAAAAACCATGGAAAAAATGGTCAATAAACGACTAATTTGGCACTTAGAAACATCTAACCTAATAATTAAGGAACAATGCGGCTTTCGCAAAAACCACACTACCATTGACATACTCGCCACCCTCCACACGGATATCTGcaatgctaaaaataaaaaacatcacCTCATACTAATATCTTTAGATTTAGAAAAAGCATATGACATGGTATGGAGGAATAGAGTCCTCGAAATCATACAAAACAGTGGCATAAACGGCAAAATGTTTCTATTCTTACAAAATTTCCTAAAAAATCGCAAAATCCAAGTCAGAGCCCTATCAGAACTATCAAAAATCCACCAAACAGAAAATGGACTACCCCAAGGGTCTGTTATTAGcgttacaatgtttttattggccatcaatgacattttcaaaaacataccGAAACCCACAAAACATCTACTATTCGCCGATGATTGTCACATCTACTGCAGCGGACAAAACACCAAAACAACTGTGGATATATTACAAGACGCACTAAATATACTCCAAGATTGGTCTCACAAAACTGGCTTCAAATTCTCTGCTGGTAAAAGCCAATGTATTACCTTCCATACTAACCCTAGAGCAAACATACAATTTCACCTTAAAAACTCCCCAATACCCATTTGTGAAAATCTCCGCGTACTTGGAATGATATTCGACAATAAACTAAGATGGGGCTCACACATAAAAAAGCTCAAAAGTACATGCAAAGTCCGAATGAACATCATAAAAACACTTACCCACCATACATGGGGCGCCAAAACGAAATCACTTATAACAGTCTATAAATCCCTTATATTATCACAAATACAGTATGGTGCCCAAATTTATATTACAGCCAAAGaaaagctattaaaaacatTGGATCCAATCCACAATGAGGGTATTCGTCTATCAATAGGAGCATTCAGAACCAGCCCCATTGACAGCATTCTATGCTATGCTGGAGAACTTCCCCTCAACCTACTTAGAGAAAAAGATCTCCTAAATTATGGAATAAAAAGAAAAAGCACTCCAAACCACATGGGatacaataacttttttaacgACAAAaccacaaatttaatttttccaataaaaaacCCCGTATTATCTATACATGACATCTTCTTCCAACTAATCAATAAACACACCATACACACATCtgtcaaaaacaaaatcacATACCCAAACCATCCCACTTGGTTTTGGAAAATCAAAGTCAATACTGAGCTTCTACAACTTAACAAACACGACACAAATCCCAATATTATCACCTcgcaattttatgaaattatccAAGACAAATATTCACACTTCGAAAAAATATACACTGATGCTTCTAAATCCACTCAAGGTGTTGGATTTTCaataatccaaaaaaatatcaCACTCCTTCACAAGCTCCCACCGGAAACTTGTATATTCTCGGCTGAATCTCAAGCCATTAATGAAGCTATCATATTAGCCAATACTATCAACTCAAACCACATTCTAATTTTAAGTGATTCACTCAGTGCTTTACTTGCCCTTCAAAACCCACTACCCTCAAACGAAACTACccaaaatatccaaataatatttaaatcgacCACCAAAAACATCGAATTTATGTGGGTTCCATCACACATTGGTATTACTGGCAATGAAATGGCTGACAAGGCAGCTGACCTTGCAACCAAAATTATCCTCCACCCAACAATTTCCGACCTACCGACTAATGACATTAAATCATCCATCAAACGCAAAATACATGCTAGATGGCAAAATCATTGGGATGCTATTCCGCCTACCAACAAGCTGAAATCAGTCAAGAAAGACACAAAAAAGTGGAACCCACCGTACTTCCTCAACAGACGCCAAGAAGTTGCCATCACAAGATGCAGAATCGGACATTCCTTCACAACCCACGCTTTTCTCATCAACAAAAACCCACCTCCCACCTGCGACGAATGCCATGCCGACCTCTCAATACAACATATCATCCAGGATTGCTCAAAGTACAGGGACGCAAGAAACAATCTAGCTATACCACCGAATATGGATGAAGcactaaacgaaaataatatttttaaaattatctcttTTCTTACTCAAATCCACCTAATAAACAAACTTTAACAATGTAAAAACCCTTTCCGTAGTCATtaagctatacaattttttttttttttgtcttgtaCTCTTAATTCAAGCTAGGCTAATGACCTGTGATGTCGAAGCCTTAttttcctaataaaaaaaaaaaaaaaaaaaaaaaaaaaaagtagagtGCAACTTGATTACTGGTTCATTTTGTGACGGAGCACCGAGCCAGATAATACACGAACTCTATCCAACTGTTCCACCAGGCTATAAAATCGTCAAGGTACCTAGACATCCAGTTTTTTATGGTCTCAACACGACTTCAATATCTAGAGTAAATATCGTATTAAAAGATCAGAACGATTGTCTAATAAATCTACGCGGCGAACCAATTACGATTCGCTTGCAAATAACGCGTGGGTATGGcactcaaatttaacatcaatatAAAAAGAGCTACAATCAAAAAACCCATCAGTATTGTATCTACAGTCAAGAAGTCAACATCCAAACCGAAAAAACCCGAAACCAAActcacgaaaaataatttaaattttcttcgtTCCTTGAAAATGTAATCATGGATGACTCGTATTTAGACGTAGCAGCCGGCTATGTCGACGagtgtaaaataacacaaaagaaTTATCATTCGTTCACCCCATATTCAAACATGTCTTTTTCTAATAACGATGAAATTAGAATAAGTGTTTTAAACATGGATTCTTACACTTTTCCGTGTGAGAGTTATCTGTACATCGAGGGAAAAGTAAATAAACCTACCGATGCTGTTGGAGACGTTAGTTTTTCGAATAATGGATTGGCGTTTTTATTCTCCGAAATGCGATACGAGATAAACGGAGTAGaagtacagaaaataaaatcacCCGGAATTTCGTCTTGTTTGAAAGGTTACTGTTCATATACTCCAAACGACTTGAACGCGCTGGAGAATGCGGCTTGGGGGTCGTCGTTGGGtagtaacgataataataaaaatttcatgGCCAACAATGTGTTTACCGGCTGCGTTCCACTGAAACATCTATTTGGATTTTTTGaagattacaaaaaaatattacttaattgtaATCAACAATTGATTTTGAATCGCTCGTCAACCGATTTCGACACATTACACGTTACTGATAACtctgagaaaaataaaaaaattaccgtcGAACTGACTAAGATATTATGGAAGATGCCTATTATCAAAGTTagtgataaagaaaaattaagactgttaaaaatattggaTTCTCGTAAAACGTTATCGTGCGCGTTCAGAACCTGGGATCTCTGCGAATATCCAGTGCTACCTAAAAATACTTCACATTCGTGGACTGTAAAGTCTAGCAATTTACTCGAAAAACCTAGATTTGTATTGATAGGATTTCAAACggatcgaaaaaataatataaccctCGATGCCGGTCGATTTGACTACTGTAGGTTGAAAAATCTTAAGGTATACTTAAATTCTGAAGCGTATCCGTACGAAGATTTCCGAGCAGACTTCCAAAACAAACAAACTTCGATACTGTATAAAGCTTACACAGATTTTCAAAAAGAGACTACTGCGAGCCGTTACtgtcaaaacatatttatcaaaaCCATGTACCAATCGTCGTTGTCGATCTATCGCATCAAAACGACAATGTGAAGTCGTCAACCGTGGACCTACGTATTGAATTTGAGACTGATATTACCATACCTGAAAAGACTGCAGCCTATTGTCTCATCTTACACGaccaaattataacttataacccatTTAATGGTGGtgtaagaaaattgtaaatagtttgtaaaataaaaatacttttttttaaatttcatgttttttctttttattatataataaaatatcatattacaataaaatattacattatgttttaatacaaaaataatgacataataaaaaaaaaataaaaaaaacaatattgtaaatataaagttttataaattattgtcaacaatatgaaaattacataataaaatattatagatgaaaACTTAATCAGCGGGTTGCTTTTGCCCTTTTACGTGCTAGGAATTCCCTCGTCGTCAGCCTGTTGACTTCAggctaaaaaaaatttgttttctttagtataaaataatatgtaaaaataaaattgtattaccttagTTTCGATCGAAGAAGATAACCAACCCCTTGCCAATTGTTTGACTGCTTTAATCTTCAAATCTGCTATTAAACAAAGACCAGCGAACGGAAGTTGTTCTTTCAATTCTTGGACATCGATACGGGTCAAATAATCTTCAACatggtttatttttgtatctttgGGTAACGGCATTTCCTTTCCAAGATACATTGCAATTTTACTGGCCTGATTTAATGCAGTAGACcgtgtgtatacatttttcatctGAATGACTTCTTCAATAGCATCACTTAATTGCAAGATCCTTGAAACATTCTCTTTAGTTAATTGCACATCTTGATCCTGTTGCAAACACTTTATTGAGAGAACGTTGTCACCGTTGTATTCTTCTATTGATATCAATTTAAACTCCTCCAACAGTAAATGAGAtggtagtaaaaaatgtatgttgttaaGAGCTATATTTAgagatttatataattcaacacTCATTTTAACACACTGCAAGTTATTTGAGACGCATATAAcgcaatttaacaaaaaatcagGATCTAatcctatatttataaaaatattgctatcaacaaaaaatgtagTACAATCGATCAGATTATTAGCCATTTTTGTTATGTACGTTCACGACTGTCTCGAAATAAGTTAGTAATAAGGCACACGCGACTCGTTTGACGGAAGACTCACGACTGTCTTGTGGTGTGATACCGGGGCGCTAATACCGCTAGTATTAATGGGGTGGGTGTATTTAGATAGGTGAATCTCAAGGTGGTCCCGCCCTTTTTATGGGCGGGAGTAAAAACATATATGATTTAgagaaaaaagatttttttattttttaaatattatacaaactgtatatatcaaaacaaatattgagaaaaacaattgttttcgtCTGCTATATTGTCGGCTTCTATTGGTGTCATCGCTGAATAATATGTCTcgaaaaaatcctaaaaaattaatacaattatattcaaggtttcaaatgattataatatactttctttacttttaaattttttgtttcgtCTCTGGCGGGGGCGGGTCCATCGTATTCATCGTTCACctgattataaagtatatttattattattattattattattatttataagattacCGTCTTCTTTGACTGTTTGCTTGGCCGAGACATACAACTCTGAGTAAACGGAGGCGAGAAGAAATCTTCCGGACCGTAATTTTCTTCGACACCctaattaaatagatattttagtataattaaaataaataaaaatcacgcATTCATACTTTTCATGATTTATTAAGTTTCTCCATCCAACCGATTGCTAGTTGGTCAGTTGCAAGCAGTTTTATctgatttataaaactatatttgttcTTCGGTACATGTttagatattaattcaatttgaattcctTTGATTATTGCTACAAATTCTTCGAGTGTCGCgtctttttcaatattataatcatttttaaaatattccgtTATCTGATCAAGTTGTAATAAAATCATTGGCTAGGTTAGACGGGGTAGGGTGGGGGTTgatggcggcggtggtggtctGCCGGGGTAGTGGGGGGGTGGACAGCAGAACATTATacacgaatattttttaaataattactttctgacgtacacatattaattgtattgtgataACGCATGATAGGGTTGTGCTGTGTGGTCGCCCCGGGTGGAGTGGCGGTCGGTCTGGGTggtgtggtggtggtggtcggTCCGGGTGGAGTGGCGGTGGTCGTGGAGTATGTGTGGCGGTGGAGTTTGTGTGGAGTGGAGTGTCGCCTCTATGGACCCACTTACTactatcgttattcagaattaaaacgttatccaagttttgcgtttatcattatttagaactaaaacgtatacaagttttgcgtttatcgttatttaaaatagtgttaatatctataaaattgaaaaataataactaattcgggtaggtaatggcccgaatacgaaatataatataatcaattcttagattgtcgcatgaaataaatgtttctacaaaACCAATAGATTTATACCAAtagaaaaaatagattttaaaatatttcgttttgcgttattttttggtCAATGATATTccataaattacgttttgtttaatgtctaatgatatataatatattttgttaatcgttatgttttgttttgcggtacttaattattgtttttgattatcgctttccgctataattacgtttacaaatttcaatcgttttttgtcaaatacgttataatcatacgtaatgacaaaataaatgtgTTGTACGGATAGGCCCATAAACAGCGCGATATACACCAGCTGTAAAACCCACCTTCGCtcaggaaaaaattaaaaacaagtggTAAATTATAACAGTGTTTCTTGGTTTTAGTGTACCTCAGTAAATTTCTTAAATAGATTTTCATaatcagtattttaaaattattcgaaAATACATTAAAGCCCAAATTGAATTAAGCTGATGCATTCGAaaagtcaaaattgaaaacttccAGAACTTTTCCAAACCATTTAGAAAACTCTCCCAAAAAAACTAATGGAAAAcagagaatttttacgcaaagccAGATTTAGACAAATTTGATTACATTTGATAAAATTCGATAGACACATGCAatattcaccaaatatttatatttgcgtTTCTTATACATCTtacaatttagaaaatgttttgattatCATCAAAAGACTTGAATGTTTAATAGGTTAGGTTTAAGTTTAATAGGTTCCTCATAAGCTTTTGTTaatggaaatttaaatataatttgagcgtaaatccacaaacATTTTTACGAGTGCCTGAACTTAGAATTTGGCAAAATTCTTTAAGATAACGAATATTTCCAAATCATTTTGAGTtagaagcttataaaaaaatatctatttatatctaagacttaaaaattgaatataagattCCCCCAGTTTTTctcaatttacaaataaaaaagtttactgtatttatattgtaatgaaaCGCAATTGGTtggtattaaattgtttttatttattgatatatcatGTTTTGAACCAATGTGCTCATCATCTTCGTTTTGTATAATTCGAAtgttttgtataacaataatttatgaattatataatatatataattatgcctTAGGGCTGACGGTATTTTTGGTATACCATAAATACCGGAATactggtattttaaaattattttggtaaacggTATACCATAAAAAACCGAACTGTTTCAGTATACTAAAACCTAAATGATtcggtatacctaaataccgtTATGGTACGgttactgaaataataaatacaatttaactagtattgatattttttacttttattgtttcacattatatactttattatatcctataatatataatattgccatTGATAATAGAAAACAGCTTTAAAACCGTTCATTCGGTTTTTACGGTATAACGTTTACCAAAATACCGTCATCCCTAACCGTACAATATCGGTATTTAGGTGTACCAAATCATTTCTGTTTCGGTATACcgaaacattttggttttttggtttACCGTTTCAAACCGGTATTGAAATCAATACCGTAAtaccgaaaattatttttaataccatcAGCCCTAAATTATGTAGATGGATACACGATTTTATTATAcgcaataaaattttcaaaatgttaatatcaatctAAAAGCTATCACTTATTTCTACCATGAATTTATTCACACTGTTCCATGATAAGGTAGTATTGACTAGGTATTATaagttagaaaatataatataaactattattataataatcaaaatattcattaaaattataataaatgcaaagtttttttttttatttaaatatattcaatctgtttacaaaataaaaacaataagcaaTAAGGAGaacatagaaaaatatatacaaagatGAATCACGTGAAGAGGAGACCGTTCATTAACAGAACCTCAGATAAAtgcaaagttaaaaaattaataaacccatcttaaaaataatattaaaataagttactttAATACCGATATCAGAAACCatatcatgattcatgacttaatatattggtaggtactcgatataggctgacagacgtTCCTCGAtcagatttatttttcatatacaatgatataattatacctatcactgaattcaaatttgacacgTCATCCACTGAATCACGTTCATCCCCCTCCTGACTGTATTCGGTGTAGTGGTGTAGTGGTGTAGTAGGACAACTTCtacgaatacattttttctgaAGCGGATATTTCccccatttttattaaaaaagtttacaatttaatatattatgaatataatattattcaatctttaatataaaatttttttttattgtatatgttCTAATTTGGTCTAAATACAgacaaaaattctaaatattttcttaaatataataaattatagttatttattttttaacattgtatacttaaaatgacaataacatttctaggtattaaaataataataaaataaattataatgtttaaaacaaatattataaattataaattcagtcttgttaagtatccgaatacttgtatttaaatactttttttgtatttcaatactTTTCTAATACTTTTTGaccattgtattttaaattcttaaaaatactttttatttgtatttttattctagaataggtacctatactacctagtacctactacatacttttttattatcGTGGTCTACTTCAAATTCCAATTGCTTATATTTCGGattgtactattttaaattttgtttctagaatattatttttaaatgattctaacttctgataatttataaataaggtttCGTTAAAATacaagcattattattattatgttcctagtgcccaactaaaatatacttaaatttaaaaccatttaaaaaataattgtatcttttttttatctttatctttatctagataaatatgagttaagttatcttttatatctatctagatacatttgagttgcattatatttatctttatctagataaaaaagtacttatctAATCTGAACACTGCTACAGACTACAACCGGGGAAAGTCTACCTTAAGTGGAATCCAGAGGTAGTACAAGCTACCCGACCCGTAACGACACGCCAGCACGAGAGTACCCCGTGTGGCGATTTGGCGGGGGAGTATTACACGGTACGCAGCGGcaaccagtacaaagtacaggtaccgcagcgaccagtctacactttCAACCGCCACCACTGGCTACGACAGCGCGACACAGTCGACTCTCCCACCGCGCCGCAAAGGCACAAGGCAGGACGGGAAGGCAAGTCAAGTCGCGCAAAGCAAGTACCTGCCGCCAGTGGCAACTCTCTCGTTTACCGACCGTCTTAACGACATCTTACCGCCAACGGCCATACCACGTTGAATACACCAGTTCTCGTTCGATCACCGAAGTTAAGCTCTCGACCACAACgttgatacataatatactaaatactcGACCACAcaatacttgtattataatactatcacCGTCAGTAGTATACCGGTATTCTTATTACACCCGAATAAACGTCCCTCGTGGACTATTTATTCTAAAGTTGTGTTGTGTAATTTTTGTGAGTGTCGCCTTTATCTTGAGACTACAGACAGCGACCGACTTACCACGGACAGCACCTACAGCACTCCACCGCCGTAACCGTGTCACAGGTTTGTAAAGTGTATCTGTGTGTATAgacatattgtatacaaaaaccaACTATGGttgatttaatgaaaaatggtaGGAGGTCATAGGTATCAATTCTTTCCACCAAAGAGGGATTGACCATCGTTGTTTCACAGAAAAAACGCATGATAATACAGCTTGTgtctattaattgttttaaatagtgtgcacaaaatatatcatatgtGTTGCACGGCGAATTGTATAGGCAAAAAAGGTACATTAGGAAAGTCTTCCATATTGTGTATAACTACATTTTAGCTAATCGCAAGGATTATACTCCAATCCGAAAAAGTTTTTACCACGCCAGTCACCACTATCACCCAAATTCACATTTCTTAGATCC of Metopolophium dirhodum isolate CAU unplaced genomic scaffold, ASM1992520v1 scaffold18, whole genome shotgun sequence contains these proteins:
- the LOC132953353 gene encoding uncharacterized protein LOC132953353, whose product is MANNLIDCTTFFVDSNIFINIGLDPDFLLNCVICVSNNLQCVKMSVELYKSLNIALNNIHFLLPSHLLLEEFKLISIEEYNGDNVLSIKCLQQDQDVQLTKENVSRILQLSDAIEEVIQMKNVYTRSTALNQASKIAMYLGKEMPLPKDTKINHVEDYLTRIDVQELKEQLPFAGLCLIADLKIKAVKQLARGWLSSSIETKPEVNRLTTREFLARKRAKATR
- the LOC132953354 gene encoding uncharacterized protein LOC132953354, encoding MDDSYLDVAAGYVDECKITQKNYHSFTPYSNMSFSNNDEIRISVLNMDSYTFPCESYLYIEGKVNKPTDAVGDVSFSNNGLAFLFSEMRYEINGVEVQKIKSPGISSCLKGYCSYTPNDLNALENAAWGSSLGSNDNNKNFMANNVFTGCVPLKHLFGFFEDYKKILLNCNQQLILNRSSTDFDTLHVTDNSEKNKKITVELTKILWKMPIIKVSDKEKLRLLKILDSRKTLSCAFRTWDLCEYPVLPKNTSHSWTVKSSNLLEKPRFVLIGFQTDRKNNITLDAGRFDYCRLKNLKVYLNSEAYPYEDFRADFQNKQTSILYKAYTDFQKETTASRYCQNIFIKTMYQSSLSIYRIKTTM